The following coding sequences are from one Gossypium hirsutum isolate 1008001.06 chromosome A12, Gossypium_hirsutum_v2.1, whole genome shotgun sequence window:
- the LOC107920442 gene encoding rhamnogalacturonan I rhamnosyltransferase 1 isoform X2, with amino-acid sequence MEVRSENNIQVRCDKIPSQLIPRTRLQVWFFRVCSSILLWTCLIQLLAVCELWHPRLLTGLTNRIPWTSRPPLRLQHSLHSPPPLPPPRNYRSNGFLKVSCNGGLNQMRAAICDMVIVARLLNLTLVVPELDKTSFWADPRDEVRIIKRLPKKFSRKYGFQAFQMSPVSWSNEKYYLEQILPLFSKHKVVHFNRTDTRLANNGIQLDLQKLRCRVNFQGLKFTPEIETLGYKLVRILQDKGPFVALHLRYEMDMLAFSGCTHGCTVEEAEELKRLRYAYPWWREKEIMSEERRQQGLCPLTPEEATLVLQALGFDKETQIYIASGEIYGSERRLASLRAAFPHIVKKETILDPAELQQFQNHSSQMAALDFMVSVASNTFIPTYYGNMAKVVEGHRRYLGFKRSVLPDRKKLVELLDLHQNGTLPWNDFALAVRQVHEKRMGQPFRRRIIPDKPKEEDYFYANPEECLCEGTKCEDLVGPSNSSTLH; translated from the exons ATGGAGGTTAGATCAGAGAATAATATACAAGTGAGGTGCGACAAGATTCCTAGTCAACTGATTCCTAGGACTCGTCTTCAGGTCTGGTTCTTTAGAGTTTGTTCCAGCATTTTGCTTTGGACTTGTTTGATTCAGCTCCTTGCCGTCTGTGAGTTATGGCACCCGCGTTTGCTTACTGGTTTGACCAATCGGATTCCCTGGACCTCTCGCCCTCCTCTTCGTCTTCAACACTCGCTCCATTCCCCGCCTCCTCTTCCTCCCCCCA GAAACTATAGAAGTAATGGTTTTCTCAAAGTTTCATGCAATGGGGGCTTGAATCAAATGCGTGCTGCG ATCTGTGACATGGTAATCGTTGCTCGACTTTTAAATCTCACTTTGGTTGTTCCAGAACTTGATAAGACATCATTCTGGGCGGACCCTAG GGATGAAGTTCGGATTATCAAAAGGCTGCCAAAGAAGTTTAGTAGGAAATATGGGTTTCAAGCTTTTCAGATGTCTCCCGTTAGCTGGTCAAATGAAAAGTACTACTTAGAACAG ATTCTTCCCCTGTTCAGTAAGCATAAGGTAGTGCACTTCAATCGAACTGATACACGACTGGCAAATAATGGGATTCAACTTGATCTTCAGAAACTTAGGTGCCGTGTGAATTTCCAAGGACTGAAATTTACTCCTGAGATTGAGACATTGGGGTACAAATTGGTTCGCATACTCCAAGATAAGGGACCCTTTGTGGCATTGCATCTAAGATATGAGATGGACATGTTGGCTTTCTCAGGTTGCACGCATGGCTGCACCGTTGAAGAAGCTGAGGAGCTAAAACGATTGAG GTATGCATACCCTTGGTGGAGAGAGAAAGAGATAATGTCTGAAGAGAGGAGACAACAAGGGTTGTGTCCTCTGACACCCGAAGAAGCGACGCTAGTTTTGCAAGCATTAGGTTTCGATAAGGAAACTCAGATTTACATCGCTTCTGGTGAGATTTATGGCAGTGAACGGAGATTGGCATCGCTAAGAGCTGCATTTCCACACATT GTTAAAAAGGAAACAATATTAGATCCTGCAGAACTGCAGCAATTTCAGAACCATTCATCTCAGATGGCGGCTTTGGACTTTATGGTATCGGTTGCCAGCAATACATTCATTCCAACATATTATGGGAACATGGCAAAAGTTGTAGAAGGTCATCGCAG GTATCTTGGGTTTAAAAGAAGTGTCCTGCCTGATCGAAAGAAACTCGTTGAATTGCTGGATTTGCATCAGAACGGGACACTTCCATGGAATGATTTTGCACTGGCTGTAAGGCAAGTGCATGAGAAACGGATGGGACAACCCTTCCGTCGTCGGATAATTCCAGACAAACCAAAGGAGGAAGATTATTTCTATGCAAACCCTGAAGAGTGCCTTTGTGAGGGAACAAAGTGTGAAGATTTGGTAGGCCCTAGTAACTCAAGTACACTACATTAA
- the LOC107920442 gene encoding rhamnogalacturonan I rhamnosyltransferase 1 isoform X1 produces the protein MEVRSENNIQVRCDKIPSQLIPRTRLQVWFFRVCSSILLWTCLIQLLAVCELWHPRLLTGLTNRIPWTSRPPLRLQHSLHSPPPLPPPRNYRSNGFLKVSCNGGLNQMRAAICDMVIVARLLNLTLVVPELDKTSFWADPSDFGDIFDVSHFIDSLRDEVRIIKRLPKKFSRKYGFQAFQMSPVSWSNEKYYLEQILPLFSKHKVVHFNRTDTRLANNGIQLDLQKLRCRVNFQGLKFTPEIETLGYKLVRILQDKGPFVALHLRYEMDMLAFSGCTHGCTVEEAEELKRLRYAYPWWREKEIMSEERRQQGLCPLTPEEATLVLQALGFDKETQIYIASGEIYGSERRLASLRAAFPHIVKKETILDPAELQQFQNHSSQMAALDFMVSVASNTFIPTYYGNMAKVVEGHRRYLGFKRSVLPDRKKLVELLDLHQNGTLPWNDFALAVRQVHEKRMGQPFRRRIIPDKPKEEDYFYANPEECLCEGTKCEDLVGPSNSSTLH, from the exons ATGGAGGTTAGATCAGAGAATAATATACAAGTGAGGTGCGACAAGATTCCTAGTCAACTGATTCCTAGGACTCGTCTTCAGGTCTGGTTCTTTAGAGTTTGTTCCAGCATTTTGCTTTGGACTTGTTTGATTCAGCTCCTTGCCGTCTGTGAGTTATGGCACCCGCGTTTGCTTACTGGTTTGACCAATCGGATTCCCTGGACCTCTCGCCCTCCTCTTCGTCTTCAACACTCGCTCCATTCCCCGCCTCCTCTTCCTCCCCCCA GAAACTATAGAAGTAATGGTTTTCTCAAAGTTTCATGCAATGGGGGCTTGAATCAAATGCGTGCTGCG ATCTGTGACATGGTAATCGTTGCTCGACTTTTAAATCTCACTTTGGTTGTTCCAGAACTTGATAAGACATCATTCTGGGCGGACCCTAG TGATTTTGGTGACATTTTTGATGTGAGCCATTTCATTGATTCTCTAAGGGATGAAGTTCGGATTATCAAAAGGCTGCCAAAGAAGTTTAGTAGGAAATATGGGTTTCAAGCTTTTCAGATGTCTCCCGTTAGCTGGTCAAATGAAAAGTACTACTTAGAACAG ATTCTTCCCCTGTTCAGTAAGCATAAGGTAGTGCACTTCAATCGAACTGATACACGACTGGCAAATAATGGGATTCAACTTGATCTTCAGAAACTTAGGTGCCGTGTGAATTTCCAAGGACTGAAATTTACTCCTGAGATTGAGACATTGGGGTACAAATTGGTTCGCATACTCCAAGATAAGGGACCCTTTGTGGCATTGCATCTAAGATATGAGATGGACATGTTGGCTTTCTCAGGTTGCACGCATGGCTGCACCGTTGAAGAAGCTGAGGAGCTAAAACGATTGAG GTATGCATACCCTTGGTGGAGAGAGAAAGAGATAATGTCTGAAGAGAGGAGACAACAAGGGTTGTGTCCTCTGACACCCGAAGAAGCGACGCTAGTTTTGCAAGCATTAGGTTTCGATAAGGAAACTCAGATTTACATCGCTTCTGGTGAGATTTATGGCAGTGAACGGAGATTGGCATCGCTAAGAGCTGCATTTCCACACATT GTTAAAAAGGAAACAATATTAGATCCTGCAGAACTGCAGCAATTTCAGAACCATTCATCTCAGATGGCGGCTTTGGACTTTATGGTATCGGTTGCCAGCAATACATTCATTCCAACATATTATGGGAACATGGCAAAAGTTGTAGAAGGTCATCGCAG GTATCTTGGGTTTAAAAGAAGTGTCCTGCCTGATCGAAAGAAACTCGTTGAATTGCTGGATTTGCATCAGAACGGGACACTTCCATGGAATGATTTTGCACTGGCTGTAAGGCAAGTGCATGAGAAACGGATGGGACAACCCTTCCGTCGTCGGATAATTCCAGACAAACCAAAGGAGGAAGATTATTTCTATGCAAACCCTGAAGAGTGCCTTTGTGAGGGAACAAAGTGTGAAGATTTGGTAGGCCCTAGTAACTCAAGTACACTACATTAA
- the LOC107920442 gene encoding rhamnogalacturonan I rhamnosyltransferase 1 isoform X3 has product MQWGLESNACCELDKTSFWADPSDFGDIFDVSHFIDSLRDEVRIIKRLPKKFSRKYGFQAFQMSPVSWSNEKYYLEQILPLFSKHKVVHFNRTDTRLANNGIQLDLQKLRCRVNFQGLKFTPEIETLGYKLVRILQDKGPFVALHLRYEMDMLAFSGCTHGCTVEEAEELKRLRYAYPWWREKEIMSEERRQQGLCPLTPEEATLVLQALGFDKETQIYIASGEIYGSERRLASLRAAFPHIVKKETILDPAELQQFQNHSSQMAALDFMVSVASNTFIPTYYGNMAKVVEGHRRYLGFKRSVLPDRKKLVELLDLHQNGTLPWNDFALAVRQVHEKRMGQPFRRRIIPDKPKEEDYFYANPEECLCEGTKCEDLVGPSNSSTLH; this is encoded by the exons ATGCAATGGGGGCTTGAATCAAATGCGTGCTGCG AACTTGATAAGACATCATTCTGGGCGGACCCTAG TGATTTTGGTGACATTTTTGATGTGAGCCATTTCATTGATTCTCTAAGGGATGAAGTTCGGATTATCAAAAGGCTGCCAAAGAAGTTTAGTAGGAAATATGGGTTTCAAGCTTTTCAGATGTCTCCCGTTAGCTGGTCAAATGAAAAGTACTACTTAGAACAG ATTCTTCCCCTGTTCAGTAAGCATAAGGTAGTGCACTTCAATCGAACTGATACACGACTGGCAAATAATGGGATTCAACTTGATCTTCAGAAACTTAGGTGCCGTGTGAATTTCCAAGGACTGAAATTTACTCCTGAGATTGAGACATTGGGGTACAAATTGGTTCGCATACTCCAAGATAAGGGACCCTTTGTGGCATTGCATCTAAGATATGAGATGGACATGTTGGCTTTCTCAGGTTGCACGCATGGCTGCACCGTTGAAGAAGCTGAGGAGCTAAAACGATTGAG GTATGCATACCCTTGGTGGAGAGAGAAAGAGATAATGTCTGAAGAGAGGAGACAACAAGGGTTGTGTCCTCTGACACCCGAAGAAGCGACGCTAGTTTTGCAAGCATTAGGTTTCGATAAGGAAACTCAGATTTACATCGCTTCTGGTGAGATTTATGGCAGTGAACGGAGATTGGCATCGCTAAGAGCTGCATTTCCACACATT GTTAAAAAGGAAACAATATTAGATCCTGCAGAACTGCAGCAATTTCAGAACCATTCATCTCAGATGGCGGCTTTGGACTTTATGGTATCGGTTGCCAGCAATACATTCATTCCAACATATTATGGGAACATGGCAAAAGTTGTAGAAGGTCATCGCAG GTATCTTGGGTTTAAAAGAAGTGTCCTGCCTGATCGAAAGAAACTCGTTGAATTGCTGGATTTGCATCAGAACGGGACACTTCCATGGAATGATTTTGCACTGGCTGTAAGGCAAGTGCATGAGAAACGGATGGGACAACCCTTCCGTCGTCGGATAATTCCAGACAAACCAAAGGAGGAAGATTATTTCTATGCAAACCCTGAAGAGTGCCTTTGTGAGGGAACAAAGTGTGAAGATTTGGTAGGCCCTAGTAACTCAAGTACACTACATTAA
- the LOC107918749 gene encoding phosphate transporter PHO1 homolog 3 has translation MKFGKEFASQMVPEWQGAYMDYDYLKTLLKDIHTFNQRTKQQSIPHGLKRSLSMYRAFSGLLIHRHSQHPPTSPPSPDVEEQPILVNSVNRNGSHKVETTFLMQGDKGGEYELVYFRRLDDEFNKVDKFYKSKVAEVTQEAEVLNKQMDALIAFRIKVENPHGWSWQDQSGDLTRLASDVAMSTATLAATIPAGARASGRRSVEHMEIIEEGPSVHDDSDEDKKDTVKKDSGEQNIEKPVGSKFKKHKPAPLQILDRVKMNNTLATPRSTIKVFLNAPKQSDLKFDRENLKRVENKLKRAFVEFYQKLLLLKSYSFLNTLAFSKIMKKYDKIASRNASESYMNMVDCSYLGSSEEVTKLMERVEATFIKHFANSNRSKGMNVLRPKARKQRHTTTFYTGFFAGCTAALIIALILVIRARHILGHDGTDQYMETMFPLYSLFGFIVLHTVMYAGNVYFWRRYRVNYAFIFGFKQGTELGYREVLLVSFGLAVMSLGSALSNLDMEMDPKTNDYKAFTEIVPLILVVVVFIILFFPFNILYRSSRFFFLTCLFHSILAPLYKVRLPDFFLADQLTSQVQAFRSLEFYVCYYGWGDFRHRENSCKTNDVFNTFSFIVAVIPFWSRLLQCLRRFFEEKDTLQGYNGIKYFITIVALCLRTAYSLNKGLGWEILALVFSVAAAIVGTYWDLVYDWGLLQRHSRNRWLRDKLLVPRKSVYFGAMVLNVLLRFAWLQTVFNFKIFDLHRQTVTTMVASLEIIRRGMWNFFRLENEHLNNVGKYRAFKSVPLPFNYDEDEDEDKNE, from the exons ATGAAGTTTGGAAAGGAATTTGCATCTCAAATGGTGCCGGAATGGCAAGGGGCGTACATGGATTATGATTATCTCAAAACCCTGTTAAAAGATATTCATACTTTCAATCAAAGAACCAAACAACAATCCATCCCACATGGGCTGAAACGCAGCCTGTCAATGTATAGAGCTTTCAGTGGGTTGTTGATTCACAGGCATAGTCAACACCCACCCACTAGTCCACCTTCACCGGATGTGGAAGAACAACCAATTTTGGTGAACTCCGTGAACCGAAATGGCTCCCACAAGGTTGAAACAACGTTCCTTATGCAAGGAGACAAAGGTGGAGAATACGAATTGGTTTACTTCAGAAGGCTTGATGATGAGTTCAATAAAGTGGATAAGTTTTACAAGTCCAAGGTAGCCGAGGTAACGCAGGAGGCTGAGGTCTTGAACAAGCAAATGGATGCCCTCATTGCTTTCAGAATCAAAGTGGAGAATCCTCATGGATGGTCCTGGCAAGATCAGTCCGGCGACTTGACTCGTCTTGCCTCCGATGTTGCCATGTCCACTGCCACACTCGCAGCTACGATTCCGGCCGGTGCTAGAGCAAGCGGCA GAAGATCAGTTGAGCACATGGAGATCATCGAAGAAGGGCCAAGCGTCCACGATGATTCAGATGAAGATAAGAAAGATACTGTAAAGAAAGATAGCGGAGAGCAAAATATTGAAAAACCAGTGGGTAGTAAGTTCAAGAAACATAAACCAGCTCCATTGCAGATACTAGACCGTGTAAAAATGAATAACACACTTGCGACGCCTCGATCCACCATTAAAGTGTTTCTAAACGCCCCTAAACAGTCTGATTTGAAGTTCGATAGGGAGAATCTCAAGAGAGTTGAGAATAAACTTAAGCGAGCTTTTGTTGAATTCTACCAGAAACTTCTCCTCCTTAAAAGTTACAG CTTCTTAAATACATTGGCTTTCTCAAAAATCATGAAGAAATATGACAAG ATTGCTTCAAGGAATGCTTCAGAATCTTACATGAACATGGTGGATTGTTCATATCTAGGAAGCTCGGAAGAG GTTACAAAACTTATGGAAAGAGTTGAGGCTACGTTCATCAAACATTTCGCAAACTCAAACCGCAGCAAAGGAATGAATGTTTTAAGACCGAAAGCTAGGAAACAGAGACATACGACAACATTTTATACTG GTTTCTTTGCTGGATGCACAGCTGCTCTCATAATAGCACTTATTTTGGTAATTCGTGCTCGGCATATCTTGGGTCATGACGGAACGGACCAGTACATGGAAACCATGTTTCCACTTTACAG TTTGTTTGGATTCATTGTTCTACATACGGTAATGTACGCTGGCAACGTGTACTTTTGGAGACGGTATCGAGTTAATTATGCCTTCATATTTGGTTTCAAACAAGGAACTGAACTTGGGTACCGAGAAGTGCTGCTTGTCAGTTTTGGCCTTGCAGTAATGTCACTTGGTAGTGCGCTCTCAAATCTTGATATGGAGATGGACCCCAAAACTAATGATTATAAAGCTTTCACCGAAATCGTCCCTTTGATCCTGGTTGTG GTGGTGTTTATTATACTGTTCTTTCCATTCAACATCCTGTATCGATCGAGTCGTTTCTTCTTCCTCACTTGTTTGTTTCACAGTATCTTAGCCCCTCTATACAAG GTCAGGCTTCCGGATTTCTTCCTGGCAGATCAGTTAACTAGCCAG GTTCAAGCATTTAGAAGCCTTGAGTTCTACGTTTGCTACTACGGATGGGGAGATTTCAGACACAGAGAAAACAGTTGCAAAACCAACGATGTCTTCAACACTTTTAGCTTCATTGTCGCTGTAATTCCTTTTTGGTCTCGCCTTCTTCAG TGCTTGCGTCGGTTTTTTGAAGAGAAAGACACCTTGCAAGGTTACAATGGGATAAAATATTTCATCACAATTGTAGCCCTTTGTTTAAGAACTGCTTACAGTCTGAACAAAGGGTTAGGTTGGGAAATATTGGCTCTCGTGTTCTCAGTGGCTGCTGCCATTGTTGGTACTTATTGGGACCTTGTCTATGATTGGGGACTTCTCCAACGCCATTCTAGGAATCGATGGTTGAGAGATAAACTCCTTGTACCACGAAAAAGTGTCTACTTTGGTGCCATG GTCCTGAATGTTCTGCTGAGATTTGCATGGTTGCAAACAGTGTTCAATTTCAAGATATTTGACTTGCACAGACAAACCGTGACCACCATGGTCGCCAGCCTCGAGATCATCCGGCGAGGGATGTGGAATTTCTTCAG GCTAGAAAACGAGCATTTGAATAATGTCGGTAAGTATCGAGCATTCAAGTCCGTGCCATTACCTTTCAACTACGATGAGgatgaagatgaagataaaaatgaataa